The following are from one region of the Rhizobium sullae genome:
- a CDS encoding YggT family protein, which yields MIALFQTIDLALNLYTWVLIASAIFSWLYAFNVINSSNQFVNSVGMFLYNVTEPLLRPIRRLLPNLGGIDISPIILLLIIFFLRSLMWNTLFPLVA from the coding sequence ATGATTGCCCTATTTCAAACCATTGATTTGGCTTTGAATCTTTACACCTGGGTGCTAATTGCGAGTGCCATTTTCTCCTGGCTTTACGCCTTCAACGTCATCAATTCCAGCAACCAGTTCGTCAATTCGGTCGGCATGTTCCTCTACAATGTGACCGAGCCGCTACTGCGTCCGATTCGCCGGCTGCTGCCGAATCTTGGTGGTATCGACATCTCGCCGATCATTCTTCTGCTCATCATCTTCTTCCTCCGCTCGCTGATGTGGAACACTCTCTTCCCGCTGGTGGCGTGA
- a CDS encoding glutamine amidotransferase → MSIDRPIKRDKRPILIILHQERSSPGRVGQLLVDKGYSLDIRRPVLGDKLPTTLENHAGTVVFGGPMSANDPDDFVKTEVNWLDIPLKENRPFLGICLGAQMLVRHLGGKVRPNADGSTEIGWYPLRPTEKGRLLMHWPKMVYHFHREGFDLPHGADLLAEGDTYPNQAFRYNGNAWALQFHAELTRVMMHRWVVHGAHRFILPNAQQGREHLEGRMLFDAPLKAWLTEFLDIVFEGKTAKAVPGSVAALSA, encoded by the coding sequence ATGTCGATTGACCGTCCCATCAAGCGCGACAAGCGCCCTATCCTGATCATCCTGCATCAGGAACGCTCCAGCCCCGGCCGAGTAGGTCAGCTTCTGGTCGACAAGGGCTACAGCCTCGACATCCGCCGCCCGGTTCTGGGCGATAAGCTGCCCACCACGCTTGAAAACCACGCCGGAACGGTCGTCTTCGGCGGGCCGATGAGCGCAAACGATCCGGACGACTTCGTGAAAACCGAAGTCAACTGGCTGGACATTCCACTCAAGGAAAATCGCCCGTTCCTCGGCATCTGCCTTGGCGCGCAGATGCTGGTGCGCCACCTTGGCGGCAAGGTGCGGCCGAATGCCGACGGCTCGACCGAAATCGGCTGGTATCCGCTCCGCCCGACCGAAAAGGGCCGCTTGTTGATGCACTGGCCGAAGATGGTCTACCATTTCCATCGCGAGGGCTTCGATCTGCCGCACGGCGCCGATCTGCTCGCAGAAGGCGATACCTATCCGAACCAGGCCTTCCGCTACAACGGCAACGCCTGGGCGCTGCAGTTCCACGCCGAGCTCACCCGCGTGATGATGCACCGCTGGGTCGTCCACGGCGCTCATCGCTTCATTCTTCCGAATGCACAGCAGGGCCGGGAGCATCTGGAAGGCCGCATGCTCTTCGATGCGCCGCTCAAGGCCTGGCTGACCGAATTTCTCGATATCGTCTTCGAAGGCAAGACGGCAAAGGCCGTACCGGGCTCTGTAGCTGCACTGTCCGCATAG
- a CDS encoding tellurite resistance TerB family protein: MFERFQAFFQNLAANNPKKGFSPDDPRIAVAALCMQVMEADGKVKDSEKKRLRKLLKEQYGLDGKQLDALIAAGQEAESSAVDYYRFTSDLKRHLDTEQRLELIGILWDIVYADGERSEMEDHVIWRIADLLGVSSRERIRKRQEAAARVTDTVVVQDDVD; this comes from the coding sequence ATGTTCGAACGTTTTCAGGCATTCTTCCAAAATCTCGCTGCAAACAATCCCAAGAAGGGTTTTAGCCCTGACGATCCCCGCATCGCCGTTGCCGCTCTCTGCATGCAGGTGATGGAGGCGGATGGGAAGGTCAAGGACAGCGAAAAGAAGCGGCTCCGCAAACTGCTCAAGGAGCAATACGGGCTCGACGGAAAGCAGTTGGATGCCTTGATCGCCGCCGGCCAGGAAGCCGAGAGCAGCGCCGTCGACTATTACCGCTTCACGTCCGACCTGAAACGCCATCTCGATACCGAGCAGCGGCTGGAACTCATCGGCATTCTCTGGGACATCGTCTATGCCGACGGCGAACGCAGCGAGATGGAGGATCACGTCATCTGGCGGATCGCCGATCTGCTCGGCGTCTCCTCCCGCGAGCGCATCCGGAAACGTCAGGAGGCAGCCGCACGCGTGACCGATACGGTGGTGGTGCAAGACGATGTCGATTGA
- a CDS encoding COG4223 family protein, with product MVSGNPPRHSKNTDEPVTIDLEAQEIAAAADTDKKSEENGPEADAPDADNATADLEASVDPQKEPSAEETAEPAAASEESSQPETTADPEPIRQPPRGGTTSGQIAAGIFGGLVALLGAGVIQYAGYLPTSSAPQTALDETANLSAEIDGLKQSIANLAAAPNTSDDALDKRLSALEAAAKTPAVTGPADTAAVDALNQKVADLAAQLEQVRTSLAQSSEERASNGADIVKRLEEAEKKLSEPRQDVAVAQAIAAAALKAAIDRGGPFMAELDTFAGVSPDDPAVADLRNFAETGVPSRAELIRQVPDVATAVIQSVTQSDPNQSWSDRLMASAKSLVTVRPVGNIEGESVEAIAARMEDKVKNGDLPGAANEWNDLPANAKQASAAFKQSLEARIRVEELVGGALSKAISGAGKEG from the coding sequence ATGGTATCGGGAAATCCGCCACGTCATTCGAAAAACACCGACGAGCCGGTCACGATCGATCTGGAAGCGCAGGAAATTGCGGCAGCAGCCGATACCGACAAGAAATCCGAAGAGAACGGCCCTGAAGCCGACGCTCCCGACGCAGACAATGCGACAGCCGATCTGGAGGCATCCGTCGATCCGCAAAAGGAACCATCGGCCGAGGAGACGGCCGAGCCCGCCGCCGCCTCCGAGGAGTCCAGTCAGCCGGAAACGACAGCCGACCCGGAGCCGATCCGGCAGCCGCCGCGCGGCGGAACGACGTCGGGTCAGATCGCTGCGGGCATTTTCGGCGGCCTCGTTGCCCTGCTGGGTGCTGGCGTTATCCAATATGCCGGCTACCTTCCGACGTCTTCAGCACCCCAAACCGCGCTGGATGAAACGGCCAACCTTTCGGCTGAAATCGACGGCCTCAAGCAATCCATCGCGAACTTGGCCGCAGCGCCGAATACCAGCGACGACGCGCTCGACAAGCGACTATCTGCTCTCGAGGCGGCGGCAAAGACGCCTGCCGTCACGGGGCCAGCAGACACAGCGGCAGTCGATGCGCTAAACCAGAAGGTCGCGGATTTGGCCGCGCAGCTGGAACAGGTGCGCACATCTCTCGCTCAATCCTCCGAAGAGCGGGCGTCGAACGGCGCCGACATTGTCAAGCGCCTGGAGGAAGCCGAGAAGAAGCTCAGCGAACCACGCCAGGATGTTGCGGTTGCGCAGGCGATCGCCGCTGCGGCGCTCAAGGCAGCGATCGACCGCGGCGGACCTTTCATGGCCGAACTCGATACTTTCGCCGGCGTTTCGCCGGACGACCCCGCAGTCGCCGATCTACGCAATTTCGCCGAAACCGGCGTACCCTCGCGCGCCGAACTGATCCGTCAGGTTCCCGACGTCGCGACCGCCGTCATCCAATCTGTCACCCAATCGGATCCGAACCAGAGCTGGTCGGACCGGCTGATGGCGAGCGCCAAGTCGCTCGTTACCGTGCGCCCTGTCGGCAATATCGAGGGCGAAAGCGTCGAGGCGATTGCCGCCCGCATGGAAGACAAGGTGAAGAACGGCGACCTGCCGGGCGCTGCCAACGAGTGGAACGATCTGCCCGCGAACGCAAAGCAGGCTTCCGCCGCTTTCAAGCAATCGTTGGAAGCCCGCATCCGTGTCGAGGAACTGGTGGGTGGTGCGCTCTCCAAGGCCATTTCCGGCGCCGGCAAGGAGGGTTGA
- a CDS encoding heme biosynthesis protein HemY yields MIRLVVFVALVVVLGYGFSWLADRPGDLSLVWEGRLYQAKLIVAASGLIALIAVVMIAWWLIRTVWTSPHSVRRYFRARKRDRGYQALSTGLIAAGAGNALLARKMAARSRGLIRADQEPLINLLEAQAALIEGRHDEARAKFEAMANDPETRELGLRGLYLEAKRLGANEAARQYAEKAADNAPYLPWAAQATLEYRSQSGRWDDAIRLLEQQKAARVVEKQDADRLRGVLLTARADDKLESDPAGARDDAMHALKLIADFEPAAIIAAKALFREDKLRKAASILEQSWKAGPHPEIGRTYVLARSGDSSVDRLKRAEKLEALRPNNVESLLVVAQAALDAQHFAKARAKAEAAARMQPREAAFLLLADIEEAETGDQGRVRHWLAQALKAPRDPAWVADGFVSDKWLPVSPITGRLDVFEWKAPFGQLEGPVEERPTISIDAALRTLPPVRETRPESSANDHRIIELERAATIAEAARPAPAPKSVSPAPVAKQPEPVTAQPEPKPFYGMPDDPGVRNTKAEPEPKTRLRLF; encoded by the coding sequence ATGATCCGTCTCGTCGTCTTCGTCGCCCTCGTCGTCGTTCTCGGCTATGGTTTCTCCTGGCTTGCCGATCGCCCGGGCGATCTGTCGCTGGTGTGGGAAGGCCGGCTCTATCAGGCAAAGCTGATCGTCGCGGCAAGCGGCCTTATCGCACTGATCGCCGTTGTCATGATCGCCTGGTGGCTGATCCGCACGGTCTGGACGTCGCCTCATTCTGTGAGACGCTATTTTCGCGCCCGCAAGCGCGATCGCGGTTATCAGGCGCTCTCGACCGGCCTTATCGCCGCCGGCGCCGGCAATGCCCTGCTTGCCCGCAAGATGGCAGCCCGTTCCCGCGGCCTCATCCGTGCCGATCAGGAGCCGCTGATCAACCTGCTCGAGGCACAGGCTGCCCTGATCGAAGGCCGGCATGACGAAGCGCGCGCCAAGTTCGAAGCGATGGCCAACGATCCGGAAACGCGTGAACTCGGCCTTCGCGGGCTCTATCTAGAAGCCAAACGCCTCGGCGCCAACGAGGCCGCGCGCCAATATGCCGAGAAGGCAGCCGACAACGCGCCCTATCTGCCCTGGGCGGCACAGGCGACGCTCGAATACCGCAGCCAGTCCGGCCGCTGGGACGACGCCATCCGGCTTCTTGAGCAACAGAAGGCCGCGCGTGTCGTCGAAAAGCAGGATGCGGACCGTCTGCGCGGCGTGCTGCTGACGGCTCGCGCTGACGACAAGCTGGAAAGCGATCCGGCCGGTGCCCGTGACGACGCGATGCATGCGCTGAAGCTCATTGCCGACTTCGAACCGGCCGCCATCATCGCCGCCAAGGCACTTTTCCGGGAAGATAAACTGCGCAAGGCCGCCTCGATCCTCGAGCAGTCATGGAAAGCCGGACCGCATCCCGAGATCGGCCGCACTTATGTGCTCGCTCGAAGCGGCGATTCCTCCGTTGATCGCCTGAAACGCGCCGAAAAGTTGGAGGCCCTGCGTCCCAACAACGTCGAGTCCCTGCTCGTGGTCGCGCAGGCGGCGCTCGATGCGCAGCACTTTGCGAAGGCCCGCGCGAAGGCGGAAGCTGCCGCCCGCATGCAGCCGCGTGAAGCCGCCTTCCTGCTGCTTGCCGACATCGAAGAGGCCGAAACTGGCGACCAGGGCCGTGTACGCCACTGGCTGGCACAGGCGCTGAAGGCGCCGCGTGACCCGGCCTGGGTCGCCGACGGCTTCGTTTCCGACAAATGGCTGCCCGTCTCACCCATCACCGGCCGTCTCGACGTCTTCGAATGGAAGGCGCCTTTCGGTCAGCTCGAAGGGCCGGTCGAGGAACGACCCACCATCTCGATCGACGCCGCGCTGCGGACTTTGCCGCCCGTTCGCGAAACACGGCCCGAAAGTTCGGCCAACGATCACCGAATCATCGAGTTGGAGCGCGCCGCAACGATTGCCGAGGCCGCCCGACCGGCTCCTGCTCCGAAGTCTGTCTCGCCCGCGCCGGTCGCCAAGCAGCCAGAGCCGGTTACCGCGCAGCCAGAACCGAAACCCTTTTATGGAATGCCGGATGACCCTGGCGTTCGCAACACAAAGGCGGAACCAGAACCCAAGACACGACTCCGCCTTTTCTGA
- the hemC gene encoding hydroxymethylbilane synthase, whose amino-acid sequence MQTKPFRIGTRGSPLALAQAHEARDRLMAAHGMPEEMFEIVVLTTKGDRITDRSLAEIGGKGLFTQELEEKLAGGDLDFAVHSAKDMPTVLPEGLHISAYLPREDIRDAVIGRTAPKLIELPHGATVGSASLRRQALIRRMRPDIKVVTFRGAVETRLRKLDEGQVDATLLALAGLKRLGKVDVITDILDPDTFPPAPAQGAICIESRIGDQRIDNLLATINDPVTYDAVSCERAFLAALDGSCRTPIGGYAICEGDQIRFSGLIITPDGRNQHSVTIDGHRRDAAAHGTRAGQDIRARAGSSFFDDWS is encoded by the coding sequence ATGCAAACAAAACCTTTCCGGATTGGTACGCGGGGCAGCCCGCTGGCCCTTGCTCAGGCCCACGAAGCGCGCGACAGGCTGATGGCAGCGCACGGAATGCCGGAGGAAATGTTCGAAATCGTTGTGCTGACGACGAAAGGCGACCGCATCACAGATCGTTCGCTTGCCGAGATTGGCGGCAAGGGTCTTTTCACTCAGGAGCTGGAAGAAAAGCTTGCCGGCGGCGATCTCGATTTCGCCGTCCATTCCGCCAAGGACATGCCGACGGTGTTGCCGGAAGGGCTCCATATCTCGGCCTACCTGCCGCGGGAAGACATCCGCGATGCGGTAATCGGCCGCACGGCGCCGAAACTGATCGAGTTGCCGCACGGTGCGACGGTCGGGTCGGCATCACTGCGCCGCCAGGCACTGATCCGCCGTATGCGGCCTGATATCAAGGTCGTAACCTTCCGGGGCGCGGTGGAAACCCGTCTGCGCAAGCTGGACGAAGGCCAGGTCGATGCGACGCTGCTCGCGCTCGCGGGCCTGAAGCGTCTCGGTAAGGTGGACGTGATTACCGACATCCTCGACCCCGATACTTTCCCGCCCGCGCCCGCGCAGGGTGCTATCTGCATTGAAAGCCGCATCGGCGATCAGCGGATCGACAATCTGCTTGCAACGATCAATGACCCGGTCACCTACGATGCCGTCTCCTGCGAACGCGCTTTCCTTGCTGCCCTCGACGGGTCTTGCCGCACGCCGATCGGCGGGTACGCGATCTGCGAAGGCGATCAGATCAGGTTCTCCGGCCTGATCATCACCCCGGACGGCCGCAACCAGCATTCGGTGACAATCGACGGCCATCGCCGCGACGCCGCAGCACATGGCACCCGCGCCGGCCAGGACATTCGCGCCCGCGCCGGCAGCAGCTTCTTCGACGACTGGAGCTGA
- a CDS encoding DUF167 domain-containing protein, with product MNSAGKIFDDHIRLAVRLTPNGGRDAIDGFEADAEGACHIKVRVTAIPEKGKANKALIALLSKALCIPKSSIQLVSGDTSRKKILRIDGDPKELMERLEKLLKP from the coding sequence GTGAATTCCGCCGGGAAGATTTTCGATGATCATATACGCCTCGCCGTTCGGTTGACACCGAATGGCGGGCGCGACGCGATCGATGGCTTCGAGGCCGATGCCGAAGGCGCGTGCCACATTAAAGTCCGTGTCACCGCGATTCCTGAAAAAGGAAAAGCCAACAAGGCGCTCATCGCGCTTCTGTCCAAAGCCCTCTGCATCCCGAAATCCTCGATCCAATTGGTTTCAGGCGATACATCGCGCAAAAAAATCCTCCGGATCGATGGCGACCCGAAGGAGTTGATGGAAAGGCTCGAAAAGCTTCTGAAGCCGTAA
- a CDS encoding GNAT family N-acetyltransferase translates to MKTLSIDVRRAEPHDAQAISEVHRLAWQHTYAGIIPHRALTHMIERRGENWWRKATRGPATLLVLDVAGTVAGYATLGLNRARALPQEGEIYELYLRPEYQGIGLGRMLFGEARRLLKSLGCKGLVVWCLEENENASHFYRGHGGVDFCEGMESFDHKQLKKIGFIWN, encoded by the coding sequence ATGAAGACGTTGTCGATCGATGTCCGGCGGGCGGAACCGCATGATGCTCAGGCCATCTCCGAGGTGCATCGCCTCGCTTGGCAGCACACCTATGCCGGGATCATTCCGCATCGTGCCTTGACGCACATGATCGAACGCCGCGGCGAGAACTGGTGGCGCAAGGCAACCCGCGGTCCGGCAACGCTTCTCGTTCTTGACGTCGCCGGGACGGTCGCAGGCTATGCCACACTCGGCCTCAATCGCGCCCGCGCACTGCCGCAGGAAGGCGAGATCTACGAACTTTATCTTCGTCCTGAGTATCAGGGCATCGGTCTTGGGCGCATGCTTTTCGGCGAGGCGAGGCGGCTTCTGAAGTCACTCGGCTGCAAGGGCCTCGTAGTCTGGTGCCTTGAGGAAAACGAGAACGCCAGCCATTTCTATCGCGGCCATGGCGGCGTCGACTTCTGCGAAGGCATGGAGAGCTTCGACCACAAGCAGTTGAAGAAAATCGGCTTCATCTGGAACTGA
- the ppa gene encoding inorganic diphosphatase, giving the protein MRIDAISIGKNPPEDVNVIVEVPVGGHPIKYEMDKEAGTLVVDRFLYTPMTYPGNYGFVPHTLSEDGDPIDVLIASTRPLVPGCVINVRPIGVLKMEDNSGKDEKIIAVPSPALTLRYEKVKDYTDLPEITLKQIEHFFAHYKDLEPGKWVKIFGWGDSKEAGQLILEAVERATKAK; this is encoded by the coding sequence ATGCGAATCGACGCCATTTCCATCGGCAAGAATCCTCCGGAAGATGTCAACGTCATCGTTGAAGTTCCGGTCGGCGGTCACCCCATCAAGTATGAAATGGACAAGGAAGCCGGCACGCTGGTCGTCGACCGCTTCCTCTATACGCCGATGACCTATCCGGGCAATTACGGCTTCGTGCCGCACACGCTTTCGGAAGACGGCGATCCGATCGATGTCCTGATCGCCAGCACGCGTCCGCTGGTTCCAGGCTGTGTCATCAATGTCCGCCCGATCGGCGTTCTGAAGATGGAAGACAATTCGGGCAAGGACGAGAAGATCATCGCCGTTCCTTCGCCGGCGCTTACGTTGCGCTACGAGAAGGTGAAGGACTACACCGACCTTCCGGAGATCACGCTGAAGCAGATCGAGCACTTTTTCGCGCACTACAAGGACCTGGAGCCCGGCAAGTGGGTGAAGATTTTCGGCTGGGGCGATTCAAAGGAAGCCGGTCAGCTCATCCTCGAAGCCGTTGAGCGTGCCACGAAGGCAAAATAA
- a CDS encoding uroporphyrinogen-III synthase, with protein sequence MRVLVTRPKHSGERTAKTLRDMGHDPVLLPLSQPMHDGKAAMDALARSDGPIAITSTEAVHALLSSGTDVKPYRLRPVFAVGKASANAAKAIGFASVLASAGDGAQLAELIAGQIREPVTYLAGSPRAETFELKAQALGLKVDIVECYRMLPAEPDPDALLKALIPPPEAVLLYSRQTAEHFFSLAGTQSEPAWINQALILCLSKAVAAAVPASLGRNLRIAALPDERSLLSLL encoded by the coding sequence ATGCGCGTGCTGGTTACCCGTCCGAAGCATTCGGGGGAACGAACCGCCAAAACGTTACGCGATATGGGACATGATCCCGTCTTGCTGCCGCTTTCGCAGCCCATGCATGATGGCAAGGCCGCGATGGATGCGCTGGCGAGGAGCGACGGTCCTATCGCCATCACAAGCACGGAGGCTGTCCATGCGCTCTTATCGTCAGGAACAGACGTCAAGCCTTATCGCCTCCGGCCGGTGTTCGCCGTTGGCAAAGCGAGCGCAAACGCAGCCAAGGCGATCGGATTTGCTTCGGTCCTGGCTTCGGCGGGCGATGGCGCGCAACTGGCGGAGCTGATCGCAGGGCAAATACGGGAACCGGTCACCTATCTTGCCGGTTCGCCACGTGCGGAAACGTTTGAGCTCAAGGCACAAGCACTTGGACTGAAGGTCGATATCGTCGAGTGTTATCGGATGCTGCCGGCAGAACCTGATCCGGACGCCCTGCTAAAAGCGCTGATTCCGCCGCCAGAGGCCGTTCTCCTCTATTCCCGCCAGACCGCGGAGCATTTTTTCAGTCTCGCCGGAACCCAATCGGAACCCGCCTGGATCAATCAGGCGCTCATTCTTTGTCTCAGCAAAGCCGTCGCAGCAGCTGTTCCGGCATCGCTCGGCAGAAATCTTCGCATCGCAGCATTACCGGATGAGAGAAGCCTTCTGTCGCTTCTTTGA
- a CDS encoding NAD(P)H-dependent glycerol-3-phosphate dehydrogenase, which produces MSEQIAVVGAGAFGTALASVIALTGRNQVTLVGRNPSLIADLKAERLHDAVLPGIELPEALEFSAEPDSIGDAGIVLFAMPSQAQADAARQYGAHLAKDAIVVTCAKGIERATGNLLTDMLERELPQHRVAVLSGPGFAADIAKGLPTAMVLAASEVAVAERLAQAISGRTFRLYPSSDRIGVQLGGALKNVLAIACGIVEGCGIGDSARAALIARGLAEMSRLIVAKGGQADTARGLSGLGDLVLTATSHQSRNLRFGIALGRGEKADPLQGELVEGAFAAAVASRLADELGIAMPITDAVSAIIEGKLGITEAIEQLMTRPITTE; this is translated from the coding sequence ATGAGCGAACAGATTGCGGTCGTTGGCGCAGGCGCTTTCGGAACGGCGCTTGCCTCCGTCATTGCACTCACCGGCCGCAACCAGGTCACTCTTGTCGGCCGTAATCCCTCGCTGATTGCCGACCTGAAGGCCGAACGGCTGCATGATGCGGTTCTCCCGGGCATCGAGCTGCCGGAAGCTCTGGAGTTTTCGGCAGAGCCTGATTCAATCGGCGATGCAGGTATCGTGCTTTTTGCCATGCCGTCGCAGGCGCAGGCGGATGCCGCCCGGCAGTACGGCGCTCATCTCGCTAAGGACGCGATCGTCGTAACATGTGCCAAGGGCATCGAGCGGGCGACCGGCAACTTGTTGACCGACATGCTGGAGCGCGAATTGCCGCAGCATCGCGTCGCAGTGCTTTCAGGGCCAGGTTTTGCGGCTGATATTGCCAAAGGGTTGCCGACCGCTATGGTACTTGCGGCATCGGAGGTGGCTGTTGCCGAGCGGCTGGCTCAGGCGATTTCGGGCAGAACCTTCCGGCTCTATCCGTCGTCCGACCGTATCGGCGTGCAGCTTGGTGGTGCGCTGAAGAATGTATTGGCGATCGCCTGTGGTATCGTCGAAGGCTGCGGCATTGGCGATTCTGCGCGTGCGGCGCTGATTGCGCGCGGGCTGGCGGAGATGTCGCGCCTCATCGTCGCCAAGGGCGGGCAGGCCGATACGGCGCGCGGGCTTTCCGGGCTTGGCGATCTCGTCTTGACTGCGACGAGCCATCAGTCGCGCAATCTGCGCTTCGGTATTGCGCTCGGCCGTGGCGAAAAGGCCGATCCTTTGCAGGGCGAGTTGGTGGAAGGTGCATTTGCCGCCGCCGTCGCCTCGCGGCTGGCGGACGAGCTCGGCATCGCGATGCCGATCACGGACGCCGTCTCTGCGATCATCGAAGGCAAACTCGGCATCACCGAGGCCATCGAGCAATTGATGACACGTCCGATCACGACCGAATAG
- the tsaD gene encoding tRNA (adenosine(37)-N6)-threonylcarbamoyltransferase complex transferase subunit TsaD: MAPFLRILGIETSCDETAAAVVERDADGRSKVLSDVVLSQLDEHSAYGGVVPEIAARAHVEALDTLIDEALQRANVSLSDIDAIAATSGPGLIGGLLVGLMTGKAIAKATGKPLYAVNHLEGHALTARLTDGLSFPYLMLLVSGGHTQLILVRGIGQYERWGTTIDDALGEAFDKTAKLLGLPYPGGPQVEEAAKNGNPDRFDFPRPLVGETRLDFSFSGLKTAVRQAATDIAPLTDQDVADICASFQKAISRTLRDRIGRGLQRFKAEFPQLNRKPALVVAGGVAANLEVRGTLQALCDKHGFRFIAPPLRLCTDNAVMIAWAGLERMATGVAPDDLDVQPRSRWPLDSNAEALVHYGKRGAKA, from the coding sequence ATGGCTCCCTTTCTACGCATCCTCGGCATCGAAACAAGCTGCGACGAGACTGCCGCGGCTGTGGTCGAGCGCGATGCGGACGGGCGCTCGAAGGTGCTTTCCGACGTCGTCTTGAGCCAGTTGGACGAGCATAGCGCCTATGGCGGCGTGGTACCAGAGATAGCCGCGCGCGCTCATGTCGAGGCGCTCGATACGTTGATCGACGAGGCGTTGCAGCGCGCCAATGTGTCGCTCTCCGACATCGATGCGATTGCCGCCACCTCCGGGCCGGGATTGATCGGTGGGCTGCTCGTCGGATTGATGACGGGCAAAGCGATCGCCAAGGCCACCGGCAAGCCGCTTTATGCCGTGAACCATCTCGAAGGCCATGCGCTGACGGCCCGGTTGACGGACGGGCTCTCCTTTCCTTATCTCATGCTGCTCGTGTCCGGCGGCCATACGCAGCTCATCCTCGTGCGCGGCATTGGCCAATACGAACGCTGGGGAACGACGATCGACGATGCGCTCGGCGAGGCCTTTGATAAAACCGCGAAGCTGCTCGGGCTGCCTTATCCGGGCGGGCCACAGGTGGAAGAGGCGGCAAAGAACGGCAATCCGGACCGCTTTGATTTCCCGCGGCCGCTCGTCGGTGAAACGCGGCTCGATTTCTCCTTTTCGGGCTTGAAGACGGCGGTCCGGCAGGCAGCAACGGATATCGCGCCGCTCACGGATCAGGATGTCGCCGATATATGCGCCTCGTTCCAGAAGGCGATTTCGAGAACGCTGAGAGATCGCATCGGCCGTGGATTGCAGCGGTTTAAGGCGGAGTTCCCGCAGCTGAACAGGAAGCCGGCCTTGGTCGTTGCGGGCGGCGTCGCCGCCAATCTGGAAGTGCGTGGTACGCTGCAGGCCCTCTGCGACAAACACGGCTTCCGATTCATCGCGCCGCCGCTGAGATTGTGCACCGACAATGCGGTGATGATTGCCTGGGCAGGGCTCGAGCGCATGGCGACGGGCGTTGCGCCGGATGACCTCGATGTGCAACCGCGGTCGCGCTGGCCGCTGGATTCGAATGCGGAAGCGCTGGTTCACTACGGAAAGCGGGGGGCAAAGGCATGA